The following nucleotide sequence is from Salvia splendens isolate huo1 chromosome 2, SspV2, whole genome shotgun sequence.
TTAAAGGTAATCTTGTTAGGCTAAATCTTGGTTCTCCGcgttttatatttgtttttctattttcttgtcGGAGTTTGCTTCTATGTAAGAGGCATGAAGATGTTAGCAAAGTCTAGACCACTTCGCATTTGAGAAGCAGACTGTTGTCAATTACACATTATCACATGGTAATAGAAACATGATCCTAACCTTGGTCAATTGCGAACATTGGATCTGCAACGTGATGCGCATGGAAGTACGACATATTCCTCTTGTACTATGCTAACATCTAGCCTAGTTTAAAGTGTAAGATCATTTGGTTAGAACTCATATCTGACTCTCTTTACCCTTTGCTTTTCTCAAGGTACATATATTGAGAGAAAGAAGCTTTACAGAAAATGTTGAAGTAGGAAGCCTTccaaatctaagtttgaatacAGAGCCAATCAAAAAAGGTATCCTAATTCAACCTTAATCTTAATTTGTTGCATCCTAAAACTTATAATTTACATGTTCACTGCAAATTCTCTAGTGAAACTGGAAGAAGAAGTGTTGATTACCAAAACAGCAAGAAAATGTCTGAAGCTCATTTCTGCtgaaaatggtaataaaatcaaTGATATTAATCCTAATGAGGCTGCATCCGTAGACGGCAATGATTATTCTAGTACAGAAAGCATGAATGCAATCAGATTCTCAGAATCTGTTGTTAGTTTCAAAGACGTGAAGTGCTTCAAAGATTTCAGCATCCACGTTGATGGCCTCATGATTGACGCGGAGATACCTTTACATCTCAGAACTAAGTATTATGAGATCTGTCGCAGCCAAAACAATTTTCTTCATGAGAATCTTATGAAGGGGTTCAACACGAAACTAGCTGCTGGTATGATATCCGAGACAATCAACATAGCCGGTGCCATCAGAGCAGCCACAGATGCTGCCACTGACCACTTACATAACTGGGATACGACTCTGAAAGCTTTTGAGGATTTAGGCATGGAGGTGGGATTCCTTCGTGCCCGTATAGGCAATTTGCTTTCTATTTATCGCGAAGCCCAAGCTACGATTAAGCTGAAGAGGCAGGAAAGAGCTGAAGCCAAGGAAGAAACTCGGCGCCTCAACATAAAGCTCTTGGATGTCAAGGTGCGGATACAGAATCTTGATGCTGAGATCGATGGTCTTGTAAAGAAAAACGAAGAGCAGAGCTATATTTTTAGAGAGGTTGCTGCTGCTCCATGGTGAAAAAGGCCCTCTTCTCTTATCCCGTAGTGTTCATGTTTTGCTAATCTCGTTATGAGAATCTTTAGTCCCGTTTTGTGTTTCAGTCTCGCGTTTTAGTTTTAGTGACTGTTGAACAATTCTACATGGTGATGTtgaaatatgaaatatataaatattggaATAGTAAGAAACATAGGATTCAAAATGTTAGATTAGAGAAAAAGGGATCAACATCTACATCGATTTTTCGAACTTGAGCAGCAGTAGCATCCAAAACTCAAAGCTtta
It contains:
- the LOC121768126 gene encoding B3 domain-containing protein Os01g0234100-like: MAVSPVHDSTGTIICKKLKRKIATPEESKAKHRNAIWETKRRLVEQRLMNLDHAHQTQEESIPVETAIIVHRPKESPTDVNTNVGVSSSPMERAQEVQANLSPKFPSFIKLMLKSHVSGGFWLGLPKNFCVAHLPKHDEIVVLVGENEYEYTTRYLVEKTGLSGGWRTFSIAHKLLAGDVLVYQLIEPRKLKVHILRERSFTENVEVGSLPNLSLNTEPIKKVKLEEEVLITKTARKCLKLISAENGNKINDINPNEAASVDGNDYSSTESMNAIRFSESVVSFKDVKCFKDFSIHVDGLMIDAEIPLHLRTKYYEICRSQNNFLHENLMKGFNTKLAAGMISETINIAGAIRAATDAATDHLHNWDTTLKAFEDLGMEVGFLRARIGNLLSIYREAQATIKLKRQERAEAKEETRRLNIKLLDVKVRIQNLDAEIDGLVKKNEEQSYIFREVAAAPW